Within the Medicago truncatula cultivar Jemalong A17 chromosome 4, MtrunA17r5.0-ANR, whole genome shotgun sequence genome, the region GGTTTcaaattaaaagattttttaaattacaagggataaatatttgcattaacatatttttttcaaattacaaggcCTGACATATTTTGATGTTGTAGGATTCTCTAGTATCAAATGGATTTGAGCAACAAGGACGTAAGGACATCTTGACAGAAGCTCTTGGGCAACCTGAACACCCTGGTCGTGTTCGTGCTGTTGGTCAAGGTGTGGGGATTCGAGAACACTTCGGATCACAATTTCATTCCACCCAAACTGTTATCAATGATGCCCAGCTAGCAGCCTTGAAAGTAGATCTTACTAAGCAGGTTAAAGAGCAAGCGCCGCAGTCAATTTActctcatcaaaatcaaaatttcccAATTTGTTCTCCTAATACCGCTCAACACGTTAGCACAAATGGTAGTTGCTCTAATGTACAATCTATGCCAGAAGAGGATATCCCAAAAGAGTGTGAATTGTATATTGATGGAAGCATTGTGGCATATGCTAATATGTACAACCTAGGGCCCACTATACACAATCAGGTGCCAACTAATGATATGGTTAGAGTGTCGATTACCAAGGTGATAGATGCAAAGGCTCAAGTACCTGAGCCCACTGATGAGGTGACAACAGTTGCTGAGGCCGTCAACACTTTCATTAAATGGCAAAAAAGACTTTTGCAAGTTATTGCTAATAAGGTATTTATTACATTTGTGTCTATCTCTATCTTAATGGTTTAGGATGTTGTTAGATCTAAGAAGTTATGTTCTAAAGTCATCAAGATTTCCATTCAAATTTCTCCTACTTATGTTCTGCTCGATTGCCAAATCAAAAACAGTATCCTGGTTTcaaattaaaagattttttaaattacatggGATACATATTTGCaccaaaagattttttttctctttcaaattaCAAGGCCTGACATATTTTGATGTTGTAGGATTCTCTAGTATCAAATGGATTTGAGCAACAAGGACGTAAGGACATCTTGACGGAAGCTCTTGGGCAACCTGAACACCCTGGTCGTGTTTGTGCTGTTGGTCAAGGTGTGGAGATTCGAGAACACTTCGGATCACAATCTCATTCCACCCAGTCTGTTATCAATGATGCCCAACTAGCAGCCTTGAAAGTAGATCTTACTAAGCAGGTTAAAGTtgtataaatttattaattttatttttgcatgtgTATATGATAATCTAATATTATGTCATCATTTATTCAGATATTTGCGGATTCAACTCCCTTTCATAAAGATGAAGTTAAGAACTTTCAAGAGTGTTGTCAAAATATGATTATGAAATTCACTGAAGCAAAGGCAGATTCAAGTCCtttcaaagttgattttgacCCCCGCAAGCTATTAGACGATATGGATGAATGGTCATTctttcaaattgatagaatacatcgATACAGTACAAATTCAAAttcgttaaaaacaaaaagaatgaatCTGTAAATAAACTCACAACAtctatgttaatagcataaaacggcaaaatatctatgcctacaaatatgactattcAAGTCTCTGGAACACTCATGTCTccagatctgcaacgttgacgacacTAAAGTCAttaagtcattgtcattgatcggatctgcacttgcttaaagttaatctttcaacctgaatcaaataaacaccgcactaagacgggaaatcaaaaacacatcGCACGAAGACGGGAAATTAAAACAAGtagagtcgttcagagacgacgaaatcacaaaaacaaatgaaaaaaacagaaaatatgtgaaatcacttatttaattaggatagaaggaaaaataattcagagtggtgatttttgggtcaaaattgattctaaatcACCCATCtgacaagaagaagaaaggggttTGAGaagggggagaagagagagagagttcaTTCTTAGTTTTTGGTCCAACTCTTACAAGTTCCAATCTTTTGATTGTCAATTTTAGTTTAGTTAAAAAGAATGTATCATTaactaaagtaaaaaaatttcgttttattttaatgataCAGTTTTTTTAGGTATCACCTGCTTTGACccaaaacatcaacaaaacTAAAGTAAAATTGATATCATTAAAACTAAAGTTCATATCACCTGGTTTTATGAACTGATATTGTaattttttcgttttattttattttgtttatgtggaTGCTTTATAATTTCCGTACCACTATTttaggtataaaaaaaaattatatcatcttaaaaaaaaacacaaaacatcaaattcaattttgtttatagaaTTGATGTGGAGAATATCAACGATGAAATCACGGTAGAATTAATTCATCTTTCATTATCTTTCTATTCGTCCTGTCCCACGTCAGATTCTTCCACTCAGTATATTCAAAAGGTTCATGCTCgtgtaaataggcaattacctccatgaaattgtaagttttgaCAATTATCCCTTTGACATcgacaaaacttcaattacctccctgaaattgcacaacgttgccgtcaaatttttctattaGTCAACATGACACTTTGCAAATATCCCCTAAAGTTTTGCACTTACGTGCAAAATGTCCCccgaacttaaaaatttatatattgtttttcttattcttatctcaaaagatatttatatttaataggTTTTCTTGTTGTTTGATTATGCAGAAAATAGTTCAGTTTGATTCTAGAAAATGTGTAGATGATTTGGTATCTATGattcattaatttttaatcATGTTTACAATTTAGTTAAAGGTTGTTTGTGACTGTGTAGAGAGAATTAGACAAAGCAGAGAGGCATAATTAGATTCTCAGATATTGAAAATGCATGTTGTTATCTATCTTAGTTAAAGGTTTGTTGCCTGTGTTTCCATCTATCTTATTTTCCTCCCCTGTCTATTAGATTACCCTATTTCTTATACCTTTCACTTCACCTTGAAACACTATCGCTGAGGCTCATTTGAAGCTTGATTACATGGACTCTCTGATTTAACACTAGAAAACATTTTTAGTACAATATTTATGAAGTCACATTCAAAGATTCTTAGTTTTCATAACCAAGGAAAAACAATATGGTAATCTGAATTCTATGCTCTATGGCTCATTTGAAGCTTGATTACATGGACTCTTTGATTTAACACTAGAAAACATTTTTAGTACAATATTTATAAAGTCACATTCAAAGATTCTTAGTTTTCATAACCAAGGAAAAACAATATGGTAATCTGAATTCTATGGTTTATACATGAAGGTGAAATAAAAGAATATGAGTAGAGGGGATAATGCTCCACAATTCAATGAAAATGCAGTCAcatttaaggataagaaaaatatatataaattttcaagtttaggggacattttgcacataagtgtaaaACTTCAAGGGGGTATTTGTAAAATGTCATGCTAACTAACATAAGTATTTGACAGAGgggataaattgattaacgttgtgtaATTTTatgggggtaattgaagttttgttaatgtcAAAGGGGTAATTACATATTTACTTGTTCATGCTCTTTAACTCTTCTGTTGTTcaccaacttacaattcttgcGGTCATCAAAATGACAATGTTAAACTTATCACCGTTAGTTTTCCCACTCTATCCATTTCTCGCGtgcccattttttttttttcttttcaaaaatgtctctgtgattttcggattttaaaatctgaactagtgttttcctttgttttagggtgaaaaaaaaaaaaaagagtttttcaccaatttggattttataatttgaaaacctcaaaaaatagggcgcgttacTTAAGTTTTTCAGATTATAGAATCCGAACACCCTGTACCCTGTGAACATTTTTTCAAGGGAaaaacagttcggattatataatctgaactgtagattttcgaattttaaaatccgaactagtgttttcctttgttttagggtgaaaaaaatgagtttttttaccAATTTGAATGTTATGATttgaaaacttcaaaaaataagaCGCGTTACTTAAGTTTTTCATATTATAGAATCCGAACACCCCGTGAACACTTTTTCAAGGAAaaaacagttcggattatataatctgaactgtatctgcacaaattctaaacatgtttgtaacatggacaATCATTTTAAGGACAATATTAATATTCCTAACTTTTATCCTTCTGTTTTAGGTCATTGGTAACTGttcttaataaaaaattcgGTTTTCGGGCTACTTAATCAGATTGCTCCGAAAAGAATCGTGGACATTGGTTGTGAGGGTTGTTCATGTTTGGTTTGTTCAagactataaaaataaaaaataaaaactaccattttccatggagttggttctaatggattgaaaggtattattttcttatcgttttagtgtttttttattttttttgtttaaagtatggtgttttaatctttgttatgTAGGGTGACCGAATTGATATGCCTATATGTAGGAGCAACTCCTACGACAACAACTATTTGATTGGTAAGTGACTATCACTTTCTTCATATTAATAGGATTAGTTACTAATGTTTATTTACAATAGtacaataataaatttattactttttgatgaaaatagttttatttttcaatatcaattttttttcaaccttAATTTCGCTCACTCATATATTTTGATCACTCATTGAACTGGATTCAAATGGATAAGTTTGATTTTTGTAAGTGCGTTGTTTTAAACATGTATTTATggtatttaattaatatttgtataataaTTGACAATTTCGAATTGGTATCGCTTTAAATGTACTCTTTTTGGAGGGTATGTTGAAGGGTTGAACAAGTTTTTTTGTCTAAGTAAACAATGTTACTTGCTAAAATAAACATTCATGAAATTAATTGGGTCTATTAtagaaaacacacacacacacacacacacacatatatatatatatatatatatatatatatatatatagagagagagagagagagagaattgtATAATATTTCAATTCAAACCCCCATCCCTGTTATGTTACCTaacatttaatatatttgttgtGGATGGGTCAAAGACCTGGGCTTAATTGCTTAGGCCCAATTAACAAAACAAGCCCAAATGCTGCAGTTGGCAATTTACTTGCATccaccttctgatcaggtagCATCAATGACACTGTTTGTGTGAAAATAACAAGATATCCCCGTTTTTTACATACAAACAACCAAAACTTTTTCATACAAAACCATGGCTATCAACGGTGCTGCACCATGTCTTCAAAGCCAAATCCAACGTCCTCAACGCGACAGACAATCAACTTCACCTTCTCCTGCTCATAGCCCCCGAAGGGGAACCACTCCAACGAGTGTCCACTTAGCGGTCCCGACGCAGGAGTAGCCACTCATTGGTCCTCAATGACCCGAGGAGATGGCCGACAATTCCACGGAGTCACAAATCAGTCTCTTGCTCCGCACGGTTAAACGTCAAACACGTTAGCCGAAGAGCAAAACTGATTCATCTAACATTGGACTGAATTGGAAAATTTATTctatgaacaattctacatgggccAATCTAAGACCAGTCTAAAAGAATTGGCGAGTGTTAAGAGAAGTTCCACTGAATCCATTGATGATTATCTCAATAGATTCATATTGTTAAAGGCTAGATGTTTCACTCAAGTGCCTGAACATGAGTTAGTCAAAATAGCAGCTGGTGGCCTAGATTATTCCATTCGAAAGAAACTCGACACTCAACACTTGAGAGATATGGCCCAGTTGGCCGACAGAGTTCGACATGTCGAAAGACTaaaggctgaaaaagccagaACTCAAAGACATTTCAAGAAAGAAAAGGTTGCTTTTGTCGCATCAGAAGAAAGCAACCAAGAATTCGACATAGCTTTTGGCGATGTCAAAATAAATGAGTTTGATATTGCTGAGTTGAAAACAGGGCCCCTTTATACGTGTAAATCGTTAAGGTTCTCCGATGGGAATAATCCCGTCGAAACAAGCAATGAAAGATATGTCCCCAAGACATTTACATTCGACGAACAGTAATGTCTCTTTTCCCACGTTCCCGCGAATATCTCACTAGCAGTTATACTTCTTATGATTTCGTAACCAACAGACACACGTGTGCCATTACAACGACTATGCATTCacccacctctataaatagcaGGCTCCCTACAACCTCCAAGGTAGAATCTCTTTCACTCTCAAACCCCCTATTATGAACCTCTACTGACTTGAGCTTCAGAGTGTCTGCAGGTACACACCCCTCATTCGGTCCAACGCTCACTGACATccaccttctgatcaggtagCATCAATGACACTGTTTGTGTGAAAATAACAAGATATCCCCGTTTTTTACATACAAACAACCAAAACTTTTTCATACAAAACCATGGCTATCAACGGTGCTGCACCATGTCTTCAAAGCCAAATCCAACGTCCTCAACGCGACAGACAAACAACTTCACCTTCTCCTGCTCATAGCCCCCGAAGGGGAACCACTCCAACGAGTGTCCACTTAGCGGTCCCGACGCAGGAGTAGCCACTCATTGGTCCTCAATGACCCGAGGAGATGGCCGACAATTCCACGGAGTCACAAATCAGTCTCTTGCTCCGCACGGTTAAACGTCAAACACGTTAGCCGAAGAGCAAAACTGATTCATCTAACATTGGACTGAATTGGAAAATTTATTctatgaacaattctacatgggccAATCTAAGACCAGTCTAAAAGAATTGGCGAGTGTTAAGAGAAGTTCCACTGAATCCATTGATGATTATCTCAATAGATTCAGATTGTTAAAGGCTAGATGTTTCACTCAAGTGCCTGAACATGAGTTAGTCAAAATAGCAGCTGGTGGCCTAGATTATTCCATTCGAAAGAAACTCGACACTCAACACTTGAGAGATATGGCCCAGTTGGCCGACAGAGTTCGACATGTCGAAAGATTaaaggctgaaaaagccagaACTCAAAGACATTTCAAGAAAGAAAAGGTTGCTTTTGTCGCATCAGAAGAAAGCAACCAAGAATTCGACATAGCTTTTGGCGATGTCAAAATAAATGAGTTTGATATTGCTGAGTTGAAAACAGGGCCCCTTTATACGTGTAAATCGTTAAGGTTCTCCGATGGAAATAATCCCGTCGAAACAAGCAATGAAAGATATGTCCCCAAGACATTTACATTCGACGAACAGTAATGTCTCTTTTCCCACGTTCCCGCGAATATCTCACTAGCAGTTATACTTCTTATGATTTCGTAACCAACAGACACACGTGTGCCATTACAACGACTATGCATTCacccacctctataaatagcaGGCTCCCTACAACCTCCAAGGTAGAATCTCTTTCACTCTCAAACCCCCTATTATGAACCTCTACTGACTTGAGCTTCAGAGTGTCTGCAGGTACACACCCCTCATTCGGTCCAACGCTCATTGACATccaccttctgatcaggtagCATCAATGACACTGTTTGTGTGAAAATAACAAGATATCCCCGTTTTTTACATACAAACAACCAAAACTTTTTCATACAAAACCATGGCTATCAACGGTGCTGCACCATGTCTTCAAAGCCAAATCCAACGTCCTCAACGCGACAGACAAACAACTTCACCTTCTCCTGCTCATAGCCCCCGAAGGGGAACCACTCCAACGAGTGTCCACTTAGCGGTCCCGACGCAGGAGTAGCCACTCATTGGTCCTCAATGACCCGAGGAGATGGCCGACAATTCCACGGAGTCACAAATCAGTCTCTTGCTCCGCACGGTTAAACGTCAAACACGTTAGCCGAAGAGCAAAACTGATTCATCTAACATTGGACTGAATTGGAAAATTTATTctatgaacaattctacatgggccAATCTAAGACCAGTCTAAAAGAATTGGCGAGTGTTAAGAGAAGTTCCACTGAATCCATTGATGATTATCTCAATAGATTCAGATTGTTAAAGGCTAGATGTTTCACTCAAGTGCCTGAACATGAGTTAGTCAAAATAGCAGCTGGTGGCCTAGATTATTCCATTCGAAAGAAACTCGACACTCAACACTTGAGAGATATGGCCCAGTTGGCCGACAGAGTTCGACATGTCGAAAGACTaaaggctgaaaaagccagaACTCAAAGACATTTCAAGAAAGAAAAGGTTGCTTTTGTCGCATCAGAAGAAAGCAACCAAGAATTCGACATAGCTTTTGGCGATGTCGAAATAAATGAGTTTGATATTGCTGAGTTGAAAACAGGGCCCCTTTATACGTGTAAATCGTTAAGGTTCTCCGATGGGAATAATCCCGTCGAAACAAGCAATGAAAGATATGTCCCCAAGAGATTTACATTCGGCGTAACCAAATGCGACGAGATTTATGATCTCTTAGTTGCTAATGGTCAAGTGGTAGCTCCTAAGGATGTAAAAATCCCACCACTAGAACAACGTCAGAAAAGAggtttttgtaaatatcataaCTTTTTGGGACATAACACCTCTCGATGTTTCCTTTTCAAGGATTTGGTTCAGAAGGGTCTTAATGAAGGCAGACTGAAGTTTGGAAACAAGCCAAAGCCTCAAATGCAAGTAGACTTTGATCCATTGAAAGATGCGAGTATGATGTACGCTGACATTGGAGGCTGCAATACGGTCGAATCAATTATTGATGCTGTCGAGAACCTGTCTGTCGAAGCAGAAGTAGAAGCAGAAACTGAGGTTGCAGAATGTCAAATGGTGGACATCACTAAAGATGCAGAACACGTCGAGGAGACTGCTCCAGAGCCTCAATTCGACGAGGAAAGATGTAGATGAATAGTAATGTCGTTTGGAGTAAAGAACGATAGAGCGGTATACAAAAAGGTAAATGAAATCATCACATTTGAGCAAATTGTTTGGAACAAAATCACGGTTTATTTGGCCGAAATAAGGTCGCGAAAGCCTTAGAGGCTAGACGGTGATACGAGATGGTTAAGGGACCATCAAATCAAAGATACTGTCGAAATACTTAGGTAAAAATTTAAGGAAGAATGGTTGATTGGCCACAAAATCGATTTTATCTTTGAGAAGGAATCAATATAGTTCCTGAAGTAAAAACCAAATGGCAAACGTTGGTACTTGTTACTACAAAGAAATAAAAGTTTCTCAACAGAAATCAAAATGGGTAATTCCTATCCATGCCTTTTTAATTTTGGGTCAAATCGACAAAAAATTGTGGGGGCAAGAGAGGTTGATTTCCAGGTTGATCTTCTCAGttggaaattatttttaaatttttttcccattttgtgaaaaataaaagGCATGTATCGAAAGATGTAAAGCCTATTGTGTGAAAGCGGAAGTAACACAAGAAAGTAAATTCggcaagaaaataaatattgtcgAAATGCTAAAATGGATAAGTGTTAGGATACAAAATGTCTTAACAAagccaaacaaaagaaaagaaagcaaTAAATGGTTGAAATCAAAACTTAATGTTTTGCTTCATGGCTTCATAAGCTGCTACAACTTCTTGCAACCTTGAATCAACCAGAACTTCAGCAGCCAGTAGTGTGGCAGTGGAAGCTTCAATtgcagcagctttctcaaagtgTTGAAGAGCAACTTCTGCTTTCACCTGTTGCTGAGCTGAAATTGAAATCAAGCTTGACCCACTAAGTTCAGCTTGCCTCTTCTTTCCTACATCAATTCTTTCCTGCAGCTTTTTGAGATCATCTTCCCACAAAGGGATGCTGATTTCTAAATCTTCCAgctcatatttttctttttgggcTTGAACATCGAGAGAATAGGCCTCGATCGGTTCTCAGGGACTCGCCTTGTTTTAGTTCTTTTTGTCGAAGGAGATCCTGCTTATTGGCATCAATGGTAatctctcttttcttcttgaAGTCTCGTGTGAGGGTATCCAGCAAAGGACCAAACCCAAGCAAGAAACG harbors:
- the LOC112421391 gene encoding uncharacterized protein isoform X1 — its product is MGDQAGPSQSELSTQSNRKRGRGCTRMKKLKVKTAQGQKLQIEFQPSGIPSGENAKKFKYQVASFARKFASILINDWDVVPDDAKNDIWKSINDNWDIPNENIVKVKKKTMIYARGRWRAFKNSLTSRYLFKGDLSHKSPTEAYDFIDGRTWKEFVKTRDDPSFLEKRKNAQKAQANNKHPHLLSKGGYALLVKKMMQEKLKNRQEAAGDSDIPPPSPPQRHEKWKRARLKPSGEYTSEETRLVAKKIDSLVSNGFEQQGRKDILTEALGQPEHPGRVRAVGQGVGIREHFGSQFHSTQTVINDAQLAALKVDLTKQVKEQAPQSIYSHQNQNFPICSPNTAQHVSTNGSCSNVQSMPEEDIPKECELYIDGSIVAYANMYNLGPTIHNQVPTNDMVRVSITKVIDAKAQVPEPTDEVTTVAEAVNTFIKWQKRLLQVIANKDSLVSNGFEQQGRKDILTEALGQPEHPGRVCAVGQGVEIREHFGSQSHSTQSVINDAQLAALKVDLTKQIFADSTPFHKDEVKNFQECCQNMIMKFTEAKADSSPFKVDFDPRKLLDDMDEWSFFQIDRIHRYSTNSNSLKTKRMNL
- the LOC112421391 gene encoding uncharacterized protein isoform X2, producing the protein MGDQAGPSQSELSTQSNRKRGRGCTRMKKLKVKTAQGQKLQIEFQPSGIPSGENAKKFKYQDNWDIPNENIVKVKKKTMIYARGRWRAFKNSLTSRYLFKGDLSHKSPTEAYDFIDGRTWKEFVKTRDDPSFLEKRKNAQKAQANNKHPHLLSKGGYALLVKKMMQEKLKNRQEAAGDSDIPPPSPPQRHEKWKRARLKPSGEYTSEETRLVAKKIDSLVSNGFEQQGRKDILTEALGQPEHPGRVRAVGQGVGIREHFGSQFHSTQTVINDAQLAALKVDLTKQVKEQAPQSIYSHQNQNFPICSPNTAQHVSTNGSCSNVQSMPEEDIPKECELYIDGSIVAYANMYNLGPTIHNQVPTNDMVRVSITKVIDAKAQVPEPTDEVTTVAEAVNTFIKWQKRLLQVIANKDSLVSNGFEQQGRKDILTEALGQPEHPGRVCAVGQGVEIREHFGSQSHSTQSVINDAQLAALKVDLTKQIFADSTPFHKDEVKNFQECCQNMIMKFTEAKADSSPFKVDFDPRKLLDDMDEWSFFQIDRIHRYSTNSNSLKTKRMNL